Sequence from the Fulvivirga ligni genome:
TCATCTTCAATAAAAAAATAAGCTCTTAAAGAATCTTGCTCCTCCAGATTAAATAACTTACAATCCAGATACCAGTTAAGCTGAGTGTTAAGCACAGTTCCCTGACCGCTCGTTCCGGTGTAGAAAATATTGTATCTGGGGAAATCAAAATTAGCCCCTTGACCATTTAAAACTATCCTATCACCATCCAAATCTCTACCTTTTACATCAAAGCTGATTGATTCATTCAAAGGTGTTTCAATTCGAACATATTCATTCGAGCTACCCAGATTGTTACTAAAAACTTCAGGATTAGTATTTGGTGGGAGATTAATCTTCAGATACAAAGTCATGATAACCGGCTCGTCATAATCGCAATCATCCTCATCCTCCAGACTCACTAGAATTTCAAATTCCGTTTTACCATCAAAACTTATCTGCTGGCAGTCATAATTCCATTCCAGCCAACTCTGGACTTCGCCTGCTGTATTTCGCTTGTCGATCACCGACATGCCGTATTCTGACAGGTCAAAATCTTTGCCTGTTATGGTAAATTCCATGAAATCATTGTTAGCATCACTTCCCAGCAGGTCTACTATTTTTAGGCCTCCCGCGGCTTCCTGAACCTCAATATATCTAAAATTGGAGCCAGAATAAGCTCCCACAGCATCCTCTCTATGCTCTAATTCAGGTAAATCATTATCTGGCGGGGTGATGAGCACCGTCATGCGCACTGTATCCTGCAACGGCTGAGGACAAGTATGATCCAGACCGATGAAATCAACCTGAAACGGCAAATCTTTTTCCGGAGGGCAATCAGTAAAGCAAACTCTGGCATAAAGACTGTCACGACTTGCCGATGTACCCAGAATATCTATGGAAAAATTCTCATCATCATACCCAACAGGATCGATATTGAGATTAACTGCACCGCCTTTTTCATCCTTCACATAAAACTCAACACACTTATCATCATCTGCCAGAAACTTAAGTACATCACCTTCCTGATATGTAGAACCGTCGGCCAATTTAATGCCCAGATCAGGTGGATCTCCAGGGTCAGGGCAGTCCACTACCACCATTTGAAAATCCCGGCGTACTTCTCCTATCTTTTCACCATCACGAAATTCTTCGCACTTAACAGCAAAAACAAAGAGACCTGTTTCTGTAGGTGTAACTTTTAAAAGCCCTTTTCTACTGATATATAAGTCGGGCTCTCCGTGCATGATATTATCAAGATTATAAGAGGTTATCCAATTAATTCTTGGGTAAGGTGCCCTTGATGGCGGTTGAGGATGTGGCTCAGCCGAAGGCGTGTTCAATGGTTCCACCAAACTATATACTAAAGAATCTCCATCTATATCCGTACCTGTAAAGTCAGCATAAAAGCTTCTCCCCACACAAGCATAATCACTTAAAGGAGGAAAAAGCTGAGGTGAGGAATTGATAAATCTCTCTCCATTTCTAATTAAAGGGGGTATTTCAAGATAAAAAGTCTGCCCTGCACCAACACCGCCAGTATCAGGGTCTTCTGAAATAATATTTCTGATTGTATAATTTCTACAGCACCTCTGCCAGGCAATATAATACCCTCCAGGATCAGCAAAATCTTCAGGATTCATACTTATAACATCCGAAAACACCATTCTGGTAGTATTCACCACATTATCATTCTGACAGTCAGGTAAACTATAAATCACCTTGGTCTCGCTTCTAAACGGCAATGTAACCTGCCTCATGGGCGTATTGTCAGACTTTCTATATATCCATGCTATGGGTGTAGGCTCATATTTGGCTCCTGGATTTCCGTTGATCTCATCGAAATAGATAATGAGGTTTAACCGATAGGAATTTCCAGATAGATAGACTAATTCAAATTCTCCCCCTACGATATGCGAAGCAAATGAACTAACTTTGCAGGCCAGTATGAAAATGAGTAGAAGAAGACTTTTTTTCATGAGAACGAAAAATTAAACTTTGCTCTTAAAAGAGTGAAGAATATTAGCATACAAGATAATCAAGTGAGTTCAGGAATATAAGCATTCATGAAATTAAAAAATAAAATTTTAAAAGACCTAACCATAGAAGGTATCGCAGCTGAAGGAAAATGCATAACCCGCTATGAAGGCCAAGTAATATTTGTTACCGATGTAGCTCCTGGCGATGTTGCCGACATCAAGGTGATCAGAAAGAAGAAAACCTTCCTGGAGGCTATTCCAGTGAAGATCCATCAATATTCTGACCTAAGGAAAGATCCTTTTTGCGAGCATTTTGGCACCTGTGGTGGTTGTAAGTGGCAGCATATCAATTACGAAACTCAGCTAGATTACAAGCATCAGCAAGTGATTGATAGCCTGGAAAGAATTGCCAAGGTTCCTATGCCAGAGCCAAAGAGAATATTAGGATCTGAGGAAACGCGCTATTATCGAAATAAGCTGGAGTTCACTTTTTCCAACAAAAGGTGGCTTACCAGAGAAGAAATAGATCAGGAAGATGACCTTGATAGAGATGCTTTAGGTTTTCACATTCCGAAGAGATTCGATAAAATTCTGGATATCAACCATTGTTACTTGCAGCCAGATCCTTCTAACAATATACGCCTGACTGTAAGACAAATAGCTAAAGAAAATAACATTCCGTTTTTTGACCTAATCACACAAGAAGGTTATTTAAGAAATCTAATCATCAGAAATACCATAACTGGTGAAGTAATGGTGATTTTACAAGTAGCCGGAGATAATGAGCAATACCTTACTACCATACTTGACGGGCTGAAAGACAAGTTTCCACAGATC
This genomic interval carries:
- a CDS encoding gliding motility-associated C-terminal domain-containing protein encodes the protein MKKSLLLLIFILACKVSSFASHIVGGEFELVYLSGNSYRLNLIIYFDEINGNPGAKYEPTPIAWIYRKSDNTPMRQVTLPFRSETKVIYSLPDCQNDNVVNTTRMVFSDVISMNPEDFADPGGYYIAWQRCCRNYTIRNIISEDPDTGGVGAGQTFYLEIPPLIRNGERFINSSPQLFPPLSDYACVGRSFYADFTGTDIDGDSLVYSLVEPLNTPSAEPHPQPPSRAPYPRINWITSYNLDNIMHGEPDLYISRKGLLKVTPTETGLFVFAVKCEEFRDGEKIGEVRRDFQMVVVDCPDPGDPPDLGIKLADGSTYQEGDVLKFLADDDKCVEFYVKDEKGGAVNLNIDPVGYDDENFSIDILGTSASRDSLYARVCFTDCPPEKDLPFQVDFIGLDHTCPQPLQDTVRMTVLITPPDNDLPELEHREDAVGAYSGSNFRYIEVQEAAGGLKIVDLLGSDANNDFMEFTITGKDFDLSEYGMSVIDKRNTAGEVQSWLEWNYDCQQISFDGKTEFEILVSLEDEDDCDYDEPVIMTLYLKINLPPNTNPEVFSNNLGSSNEYVRIETPLNESISFDVKGRDLDGDRIVLNGQGANFDFPRYNIFYTGTSGQGTVLNTQLNWYLDCKLFNLEEQDSLRAYFFIEDDDKCEITNRDTLTVDFILSPPANSEFLFTMRGIQGTSINNNRVHMMMGEKMAVNLTGSDFEGDYLSLELIDRDEELSYQFENAQGQSTVSSVFSWIPQCSDLKGESSQEYLLQFVLSDDHCYYPKKDTLDLYVTIDDIDNKEDQFLPPNVFTPDNGDDKNDYFGMYRHVEGSEELENILPLDNCAGVFDKIVIVNRWGNVVFESNDREFKWDGKGSPGGVYFYYIQYSQMRFRGAITLLR
- the rlmD gene encoding 23S rRNA (uracil(1939)-C(5))-methyltransferase RlmD yields the protein MKLKNKILKDLTIEGIAAEGKCITRYEGQVIFVTDVAPGDVADIKVIRKKKTFLEAIPVKIHQYSDLRKDPFCEHFGTCGGCKWQHINYETQLDYKHQQVIDSLERIAKVPMPEPKRILGSEETRYYRNKLEFTFSNKRWLTREEIDQEDDLDRDALGFHIPKRFDKILDINHCYLQPDPSNNIRLTVRQIAKENNIPFFDLITQEGYLRNLIIRNTITGEVMVILQVAGDNEQYLTTILDGLKDKFPQITSLNYVINTKRNETFNDLEVVNYNGKAYITEEMRLPDNADKSVSFQIGPKSFFQTNAKQAEVLYKKAWEMAQLTGNELVYDLYTGTGTIANYVAGNAKEVIGIEYVEAAIEDAKVNSEINGITNTKFFAGDMKDLLTDDFVNEHGRPDVIITDPPRAGMHQDVCEVILNTRPQRIVYVSCNPATQARDIAILDKYYKITDVQPVDMFPHTHHVENIVALELKD